Proteins encoded in a region of the Manis javanica isolate MJ-LG chromosome 15, MJ_LKY, whole genome shotgun sequence genome:
- the NTF3 gene encoding neurotrophin-3 isoform X3, translating into MSILFYVIFLTYLRGVQGNNMDQRSLPEDSLNSLIIKLIQADILKNKLSKQVVDVKENYQSSLPKAEAARKPEQGEPARVGFQPAIATDTDLLRHQRRYHSPRVLLSDSTPLGPPPLYLMEDYVGNPVGANRTSRRKRYAEHKSHRGEYSVCDSESLWVTDKSSAIDIRGHQVTVLGEIKTGNSPVKQYFYETRCKEARPVKNGCRGIDDKHWNSQCKTSQTYVRALTSENNKLVGWRWIRIDTSCVCALSRKIGRT; encoded by the coding sequence ATGTCCATCTTGTTTTATGTGATATTTCTCACTTATCTCCGTGGCGTCCaaggcaacaacatggatcaaagGAGTCTGCCTGAAGACTCGCTAAATTCCCTGATTATTAAGCTGATCCAGGcagatattttgaaaaacaagctCTCCAAGCAGGTGGTGGATGTTAAGGAAAACTACCAGAGCTCCCTGCCCAAAGCAGAGGCCGCCAGGAAGCCGGAGCAGGGAGAGCCGGCCAGGGTGGGGTTCCAGCCCGCAATCGCGACGGACACTGACCTGCTGCGGCACCAGAGACGCTACCACTCCCCCCGGGTCCTGCTGAGCGACAGCACCCCCTTGGGGCCCCCTCCCCTGTATCTCATGGAGGATTACGTGGGCAACCCCGTGGGGGCAAACAGAACGTCCCGGAGGAAGAGGTACGCAGAGCACAAAAGTCACCGAGGGGAATACTCAGTATGTGACAGCGAGAGTCTGTGGGTGACCGACAAGTCATCGGCCATCGACATTCGGGGACACCAGGTCACGGTGCTGGGGGAGATCAAAACCGGCAACTCTCCTGTCAAACAATATTTTTATGAGACAAGATGTAAAGAAGCCAGGCCTGTCAAAAACGGTTGCAGGGGGATTGATGATAAACACTGGAACTCTCAGTGCAAAACGTCCCAAACCTACGTCCGAGCACTAACATCAGAAAACAATAAACTCGTAGGCTGGCGATGGATACGGATAGACACCTCCTGTGTGTGTGCCTTGTCGAGAAAAATCGGAAGAACATAA
- the NTF3 gene encoding neurotrophin-3 isoform X1, producing MWHPASARIMTRQLLQVNKVMSILFYVIFLTYLRGVQGNNMDQRSLPEDSLNSLIIKLIQADILKNKLSKQVVDVKENYQSSLPKAEAARKPEQGEPARVGFQPAIATDTDLLRHQRRYHSPRVLLSDSTPLGPPPLYLMEDYVGNPVGANRTSRRKRYAEHKSHRGEYSVCDSESLWVTDKSSAIDIRGHQVTVLGEIKTGNSPVKQYFYETRCKEARPVKNGCRGIDDKHWNSQCKTSQTYVRALTSENNKLVGWRWIRIDTSCVCALSRKIGRT from the coding sequence CTCTTACAGGTGAACAAGGTGATGTCCATCTTGTTTTATGTGATATTTCTCACTTATCTCCGTGGCGTCCaaggcaacaacatggatcaaagGAGTCTGCCTGAAGACTCGCTAAATTCCCTGATTATTAAGCTGATCCAGGcagatattttgaaaaacaagctCTCCAAGCAGGTGGTGGATGTTAAGGAAAACTACCAGAGCTCCCTGCCCAAAGCAGAGGCCGCCAGGAAGCCGGAGCAGGGAGAGCCGGCCAGGGTGGGGTTCCAGCCCGCAATCGCGACGGACACTGACCTGCTGCGGCACCAGAGACGCTACCACTCCCCCCGGGTCCTGCTGAGCGACAGCACCCCCTTGGGGCCCCCTCCCCTGTATCTCATGGAGGATTACGTGGGCAACCCCGTGGGGGCAAACAGAACGTCCCGGAGGAAGAGGTACGCAGAGCACAAAAGTCACCGAGGGGAATACTCAGTATGTGACAGCGAGAGTCTGTGGGTGACCGACAAGTCATCGGCCATCGACATTCGGGGACACCAGGTCACGGTGCTGGGGGAGATCAAAACCGGCAACTCTCCTGTCAAACAATATTTTTATGAGACAAGATGTAAAGAAGCCAGGCCTGTCAAAAACGGTTGCAGGGGGATTGATGATAAACACTGGAACTCTCAGTGCAAAACGTCCCAAACCTACGTCCGAGCACTAACATCAGAAAACAATAAACTCGTAGGCTGGCGATGGATACGGATAGACACCTCCTGTGTGTGTGCCTTGTCGAGAAAAATCGGAAGAACATAA
- the NTF3 gene encoding neurotrophin-3 isoform X2 has product MVTSATLLQVNKVMSILFYVIFLTYLRGVQGNNMDQRSLPEDSLNSLIIKLIQADILKNKLSKQVVDVKENYQSSLPKAEAARKPEQGEPARVGFQPAIATDTDLLRHQRRYHSPRVLLSDSTPLGPPPLYLMEDYVGNPVGANRTSRRKRYAEHKSHRGEYSVCDSESLWVTDKSSAIDIRGHQVTVLGEIKTGNSPVKQYFYETRCKEARPVKNGCRGIDDKHWNSQCKTSQTYVRALTSENNKLVGWRWIRIDTSCVCALSRKIGRT; this is encoded by the coding sequence CTCTTACAGGTGAACAAGGTGATGTCCATCTTGTTTTATGTGATATTTCTCACTTATCTCCGTGGCGTCCaaggcaacaacatggatcaaagGAGTCTGCCTGAAGACTCGCTAAATTCCCTGATTATTAAGCTGATCCAGGcagatattttgaaaaacaagctCTCCAAGCAGGTGGTGGATGTTAAGGAAAACTACCAGAGCTCCCTGCCCAAAGCAGAGGCCGCCAGGAAGCCGGAGCAGGGAGAGCCGGCCAGGGTGGGGTTCCAGCCCGCAATCGCGACGGACACTGACCTGCTGCGGCACCAGAGACGCTACCACTCCCCCCGGGTCCTGCTGAGCGACAGCACCCCCTTGGGGCCCCCTCCCCTGTATCTCATGGAGGATTACGTGGGCAACCCCGTGGGGGCAAACAGAACGTCCCGGAGGAAGAGGTACGCAGAGCACAAAAGTCACCGAGGGGAATACTCAGTATGTGACAGCGAGAGTCTGTGGGTGACCGACAAGTCATCGGCCATCGACATTCGGGGACACCAGGTCACGGTGCTGGGGGAGATCAAAACCGGCAACTCTCCTGTCAAACAATATTTTTATGAGACAAGATGTAAAGAAGCCAGGCCTGTCAAAAACGGTTGCAGGGGGATTGATGATAAACACTGGAACTCTCAGTGCAAAACGTCCCAAACCTACGTCCGAGCACTAACATCAGAAAACAATAAACTCGTAGGCTGGCGATGGATACGGATAGACACCTCCTGTGTGTGTGCCTTGTCGAGAAAAATCGGAAGAACATAA